CGATTTTCCAAACAACAATtctctgttaatttgtattcttcaagtttttttaatcGCTCCTGTAAATGACGTTTAGGCTTAAAACAATGTCTACCCGGATCACCGATCAGAATAGTTTTCCCTTGGTTACACAACATATCCAACCATTTCCACAGTACATCAGCTATATCTTGTGAATAAAACATATCTCCAACAATGATAACTTCCCATTGTGAACAAtcattgaacaaaatatttttggacaAGACATCAATGTTGATGTTGTTTAACTGAGCATTTAGCTTAGCTGCTACACATGCAACTGTTCAGAACCAAAAATGAATTGTAtgagaaaaaatgtaattaaaagaaTGACTTTACCAGGATCTATGTCATTAGCTGTAACTTTATTGGCACCTGCTAAAGCTGATGCAAGACTGCATGCAGCACTACCACTACCAATAtccaaaattgttttgttatacaCATACTTGCTGTTATCTAGTATAAACCTAAAAccaaataaagaatattaggTTAaagatatgaatataaatatataatttttcataatttgttttacctGGAAATAGCTTGGCCACCAGGCCAATAAAATGCCCAGAATGGGTCGTCAAACTGACATTCACTTGCGGGTGAATGCCACAGCTGGCATTTTTCAGtaattaaatgcaattttatttcagGAGTCAAGTGATTTGTACACACCACAGTTGCATTTCTTATTTGTTTAGCATAATTTTGTTCACTAagggtataataatttttggaaattgtttttattgaatctATAATACTATGGTACCTCATATtatggattaaaaaaatatttatctcatATAAACTCTTA
This sequence is a window from Rhopalosiphum maidis isolate BTI-1 chromosome 1, ASM367621v3, whole genome shotgun sequence. Protein-coding genes within it:
- the LOC113555452 gene encoding electron transfer flavoprotein beta subunit lysine methyltransferase-like, with the translated sequence MRYHSIIDSIKTISKNYYTLSEQNYAKQIRNATVVCTNHLTPEIKLHLITEKCQLWHSPASECQFDDPFWAFYWPGGQAISRFILDNSKYVYNKTILDIGSGSAACSLASALAGANKVTANDIDPVACVAAKLNAQLNNINIDVLSKNILFNDCSQWEVIIVGDMFYSQDIADVLWKWLDMLCNQGKTILIGDPGRHCFKPKRHLQERLKKLEEYKLTENCCLENRGFSTASVWILE